The genomic region TGCATCACGGTCGGAACGGGCATTCACGTTGGAGTAGGTGGCATAAAGCGCCACGGTTTGGTCCGCATCGAGAACCAGAGACCATCGGCTCGTGCTGACCTCCACAACATCGAACGTTCCCGTGCGATGACGTCACCAAGATTGACACCGATGCGAAACTCGAGCCGTTTGTCAGCGGGCAGCTCTTCATTGCACTCGGCCATCGTCTGCTGGATTTCGACGGCGCACCTTACGGCGTCAACCACACTGGGAAACTCGATCAGTTCGCCATCGCCCATGAGCTTGACCACCCGGCCATTGTGGGCGGCAATTTTCGGATCGATCATATTCTCGCGGGTGGTTCTCAGCCGCACTAGGGTATCCGTCTCGTCGACCTCCATCAGGCGGCTGTAGCCGACGACGTCAGCGGCCAGAATTGCTGCGAGTTTCCGCTGCATGGGATGCTTCCCCGGTGCAAAACAGCGTCTGTGCAATTATAGGATAGTTAACGTCCCCATCCCAGTCTGCGGCGGGTGCAAAGTGGTCATTCGCTCGTCGCGTCGGCAAGGGCAGAAACGATGACGACCATCTACATTGTGTTTCACCCGAGAAGCCGCGATTTTGCTGTGGCGACCACTTCGCGCGTCAGGTCCACCAGCCGGTCGGCGGCTAGCCGGTTGATCTGCCAGAAAAGCGGCACGTCCAGCGGGGTATCGGGGATGAGTTCGACGAGTCGCCCGGAAGCGAGATGCTCTCCAGCGAGGAGGGCAGGGTTCATGCACCAGCCCATGCCGGAGAGGCTCGCATCGAGGAAACTCTGCGTCGATGGCAACCAATGGGTGGGATACACGAGGTCCTGTCCGAAGGCCTGGCGAATCCAGCGGCTTTGCAGTCTGTCTTTCTGGTTGAAGGTCAAGGCGGGCGCGCGCCCGATCGCCTCGGGCGTGACGCCGTCGGCGAAGTATTTCGCCATGAACTCGGGGCTTGCCGTGGCATGGTAGCGGAGCGCTCCGAGCGACGTGCGACGGCAGCCCGAGATCGGCTTTTCGAGGCTGGTGACAGCCGCGAGCACGCGGCCGCGCTGCAGCCATTCGGCCGTATGCTCTTCGTCGTCGATGGCGACGTTCAGAAGATAGCGGGATTGCTTGGAAAAATTCGATATGGCCGGCAGGAACCATGTTCCAAGGCTATCGGCACTGGTCGCAACGTGAAGTGTCACTCGCTCGCGCGGCTTGTCGGGATCGGCAAGCGACGGAAGATGCTCCATCAACTCGCCTTCCAGCATGCCGACATTCTCCATGTGGCGGCACAGCCATGCTCCCTTTTCGGTTGCCGTGCACGGGTTTCCCCTGATGATCAGCACCACGCCGAGGCGCTCTTCCAACTGCTTCACCCGTTGGGAGACGGCCGAGGGTGTGACGTTCAAAACGGCGGCCGCCTTTTCGAAGCTGCCGGTCTGAACGACGGTCGCCACGGCGTGAAGCGCAGGATAATCGAGCATGGCGTTAGCTCTTCTTAATCGGGATTATAGAGTTTAATTATCCTAACTCTCCGGCGTTCGCTAGAGAAATGCCCACTCTTTCGTTTGCGGAGCATTTCGTCGGCATGAACTTCCCGATCTATATGACTGGCCTGATGATGGGCTTGAGCCTGATCGTCGCAATCGGCGCCCAGAATGCCTTCATTCTGCGCCAGGGCTTGCGGCGCGAGCATGTGTTCGCCGTGTGCCTCACATGCGGCCTATCCGATGCCATCCTGATCCTCCTGGGCGTTACCAGTCTCGGGCAGATTGCGACCATGCTGCCCTGGCTTGACCCCGCCATGCGATTTGGGGGAGCGGCCTTTCTCATCTGGTACGGCGCGAAAAGCCTCCATTCGGCAGTTCGATCTTCCGGGGCGCTGACGGTTGGGGAAGAAGTCTCTTCAAGGTTCTGGCCGACCTTTGCGACATGCATGGCGCTCACCTGGCTCAATCCGCATGTCTACCTGGATACGGTCGTCCTCCTGGGCACGATTGCGACCCGCTTTCCCGGGGAGGAAATGCTATTCGCCGCCGGTGCCATGTCCGCCTCGTTCCTGTTCTTTTTCGCGCTCGGCTACGGCGCCAAGTGGCTGCGCCCGATTTTCTCGCGGCCGTCGGCATGGCGGGTGCTGGATACCGCGATCGCCGCCGTCATGTGGATGATCGCCTACAGGCTGTTGAGCGGGACGTGAGCCCGTTTAGGCGCGCGACCTTGCGCGTCCGACTGGACGCGCGGCGCCCGTTTGGAAGTTTTGAGAACTATTTGGGAGCGCTTAATTACGGCGCTGTTCGTAACCTGCAGAATTCAACCTCCAAAGCATGGAGGTTGCCATGACCGATACTCTCACCCTTGCTTCGGCCCCGCATCAGGCGGCGCGGTCGGGAATGCCCGTGGCGCTGGCGGAAGGGTCGCGTCGGCACTGCAGCCCGGCGACCCGCTCGAACCGCGAGCAAAAGGCGAATGCCAATCCCCATTTGATCGATGATATCGGTCTGACGAGACATGAGGGCGAGGCAGGGATCGCCAAGCCCTTGGCTGGACACACCGCGGCCGGGGGTGTCGTGCGGCTTCTCGGAAGGCTCGGCACCTTGGCCACCCAATGGAGAACCTGGCGAGGTAGCCGGGCGACCCGGGGAGAGATCGACGATTTGAGCGAAGGCGAGTTGCGTGAACTGGGTATCAGCCGCGTCGCACAGAGGGAGCGGTGGCTTGACGGCCGCGAGACGCAGTTCGCCACGGATTATTTCTACCGCATCGGTCCGGACGTCTGACGGGGAGTGAAGTGAAGTGCTACAGCGTCTGATAAGACGCACGGCGGGTAGAGCGGGATCCGATCAGATTGCAGTGGCAAAGCTCAGGGACATGGGTGTCGATACCCCCCTCTGCCCTGCCGGGCATCTCCCCCACAAGGGGGGAGATTGGCTGGAGCAACGACCTGCCCACTATTGCTGCGAGCCACGACATCCAAGAACCAACGGGCCGAACCACTGGTGGAGCGCGGCATCGCCGCTTGCCGATCTCCCCCTTGTGGGGGAGATGCCCGGCAGGGCAGGGGGGGGTACAGCCAGGGGGCTCGGAGAAGCTGCGGCGCTGGCCCCACGACAGCAGCGCGCTGAGCCTCCATGGTTGCGGCGCGGTCCTCCGTTCCTCATTCCTGTGCTTGTCACAGGAATCCAGTCAGCCCAAGTCCTTGGGCTGAAAGGAATCTTCCGCGCCGCCGACGACGCGCTGCTGGATCCCGTGGTACAGGGATGACGGAAAAAAGCATCCGCAAATCCATTAGGCTGCTGTCGTGTACTGTGGTGTCTGATAGGACGCCACGGCGCGTCCGCGCCGTGAATGACTCCGTCTCCCCAGATGCCGCCAGAGTTGTGGTTCCGCTTTAGTTGCGCCCACGATTCTCCAGCGCCCAAGGACCTGGGCGCGCTGGATTCCTGTGACAAGCACAGGAATGAGGAGCTTGGGGTCGCCGTGCGTCACGCTTCCTTGGTGAGCTGAACTGCGACCGTCCTATGACCCGGCGGCGGTAATCAGCGCTTGCGCGGTTTGCCGCAGGAGGGGAATGGCTTCGCCCGGTTCCAGAACCTGCGAACTGACGAATGCGCCGTTGATGAGCAATGCGAGCTGACCGGCAAGTTCGTCCGGGCGGTCAACGCCCAGCCGCTCCGCGATCCCCTTCAGCCGGCGCCGCATTTCACGCTTGTGGGCCGCCGCGACCTTTCGTGCCGGGTGGTCGGCTTCCGGGAACTCCGCGGCAACGTTGATTTGCGGGCAACCGCGATAGTTCGGCCGTCCGACCCGCTCGCCGATCCATTCGAGATGCGCGTCGAGCTCCGCCCGCGCGTCGTCAGCGTGTTTTTCGGCCACCCGGTCCCATGTGCCCCAGAAATCCTGGTCCTCGCGCGCGAGGAAGGCCGCGACGAGATCGTCCTTCGTGCCGAAATGCCGGTAGAGGCTGGTCTTGGCGACGCCTGCCTCCTCGACCACGAGGTCAACCCCCACGGCGCGCACGCCGCGCTCATAGAAAAGGGTCGATGCCGTCTCGAGGATCCGGTCCCGCACGTCGATAACATCGTGGTTATTCGTTTTGGCCGCGCTTTTCGTCATCACTAACCTCCAATGTCGGGAACCTAGCACGGCCACGCTTGACACGCTACAGACTTGTTTGTAGCCATAGAACAAACAGGTCTGTAGCGTGGAGGAAATCAATGACCGTTCGCTCACCAGGAACTTCAAAGCAGGATCGGGCTGTGGCCGTGTTCGGGGCTGCCGGGCATACGGGGCGTTTTGTCGTCGCGGAACTCTTGCGCCGCGGCATCGTCCCGATCGCTGTCGCACGCGACGTGGCGAAGCTGGCGGAGTTCGCCGATCGCGGCATCGAGGTGCGGGGTGCTTCGATAGACGACCCGGACTCGCTCGATCGGGCATTCAAGGGCGCGGCCGCGATCATCAACTGCGCCGGCCCTTTTCTCGACACCGCAGATGCCGTGGCTTCCGCAGCGCTTCGTGCGGGCATCCACTATCTCGATGTGACGGCCGAGCAGCCGAGCGCGCAGGCGATCTACGACAAATTCGACAAGGCGGCGCGCGATGCCGGGGTGCTCGTTATTCCCGCCATGGGCTTTTACGGTGGCTTTGCCGACCTGCTTGTTACGACGGCCATGGGCGACTGGGAGTTCGCCGACGAGATCAGGGTAGGGATCGCTCTCGACAGCTGGCATCCGACGCAAGGCACGCGAATAACGGGCGAGAAGAACACCGCGCGGCGCATGATCGTTGCCAACGGCGAGCTTACCCCGGTGGTTCAGCCAGCCGCCGAGATGGACTGGGACTTCCCGGAGCCGTTTGCGCGGCAGAAGGTCGTCGAGCTCCCGTTTTCAGAGATCGTCGTGATTGCGCGGCATACGCGGTCATCCGAGCTCCGCACCTACCTCAATCGCACCGCGCTTAGCGACGTTCGGGACCCGGCGACGCCGCCGCCCAAGCCCGCGGACGAGAAGGGCCGATCCGCGCAGATCTTCCTGGTCGAGGCGACCGTGCGAAAGGGCGAGCAGATCCGGCGGATCGCCGCTGAAGGGCGAGACATCTACGCCTTTTCGGCACCGCTCATCTGTGAAGCTGTTCAGCGCATCCTTGACGGCAGGGCGCGGGGCAGTGGGGCTCAGGCGCCGGGCGCCATTTTCGACGCCCGCGACTATCTCAACGCCCTGGCGTCGCATCATCTGTCGTTCGTGGTGGCGGAGGGATAGCTGGCTAACACCAATCCCGCCTGTCTCTCTCCGTGACAGGCGGGATCGAAGCTGACGCTACAGCGACCTTTGCGCGTCCGACAAGACGCGCGGCGCTGTAGAGCGGGATCCGATGGCAATGGCGAAACTGAGGGGCGCGGGTGTCGATACCCCCCTCTGCCCTGCCGGGCATCTCCCCCACAAGGGGGGAGATTGGCAAGTGGCGATGCCGCGCTCTACCAATGGTTCGGCCTGTTGATCCTGGGATGTCGTGGCTCGCAGTCATCATGGGCAGGTCGTTGCTCCAGCCGATCTCCCCCCTTGTGGGGGAGATGCCCGGCAGGTGTCCGAACCGGATAGATGGGTGACAGAACGGACCGTTTACATAGGTGACAGTTTTCTTTGCGCCGGGAGGTCCCGGCGATGGTTTGGAGAGAGACTGGCATCATGGACGAGCGGCTGAAGTTTGTCGGGGAATGTCTGGAGGGCGAAGAGACGATGACGGCGCTGTGTGCGGCCTACGGGATTTCGCGCAAGACCGGCTACAAATGGCTGGGCCGCTATCGCGCGCTTGGGCCGCAGGGTCTGCTCGATCTGCCGCGGGCACCGCTGGCGCATGGGCGGGCAACGCCTGAGGAGCTGGTGGCTCGGATCGTGGCGGAGAAGGAGGCGCGTCCGTTGTGGGGTCCGAAGAAGGTGCTGGCGCGGCTGCAGCGCACCGAACCGCAGCTGAGCTGGCCGGCGGCCTCGACGGTTGGCGAGATCCTGAAGCGGCATGGTCTTGTCGGGCGCCGGCGGGGGCGCTGGCGGGCGGCCGGCACCGGCGCGTTGGCGCCCGTCAGCCACCCCAATGCGGTGTGGAGCGGCGACTACAAGGGCTGGTTCCGGACCCGCGACGGGCGGCGCTGCGAACCGCTGACGGTGATGGACGCAGCCAGCCGGTACGTGCTGGCACTTGAAGCCTGCGCAACGCCGTCGGAGGCGGAGGCCTGGCCGGTGTTCGAGCGGCTGTTCAAGGAGCACGGCCTGCCGGACCGCTTCCGCAGCGACAACGGCTCGCCCTTCGCGGCGACCGGCGTCACCGGACTGACGCCGCTTGCCGTGCGCTTCATCAAGCTCGGCATCGGACTTGAGCGCATCACCCCGGGCAGACCGCAGCAGAACGGCCGCCACGAACGCTTCCACCTGACGATGCTGCCGCTGGCGGCGACGCCGGAGGCCGACCAGGCGGCGCAGCAGGCCGCCTTCGACGCGTTTCGCAAGAGCTACAACGACGAGCGCCCGCACGAGGCGCTCGCCATGGCGGTGCCGGCCACCCAGTACCGGCCGTCGCCGCGGCGCCTGCCCGATCACCTGCCCGAGCCCGACTATCCGGCCGCGGCGGCGGTGCGGCGGGTGCGTTCCAATGGCGAGATCAAGTGGAATGGCGACCTCGTCTATGTCGCCGGCGCGCTGGCCGGCGAGGCCGTCGCCATCGAGGAGAACCAAGAGGGGACCTGGACGCTACGCTTCCACACCCACCCGCTCGGCATTATCGATCGAAAGACCAGGCGACTTGTCCGCCCCAGCGCCGTGCAACCCCGACCAGCCGGCGCCGGGGCGGACACCGCTATGCAGGGGGGAGAAGTGTAACCCATGTATCCGGTTCAAAGTGTTACCCATCTATCGGCTGGACACAGGGCAGAGGGGGGTGCAGCGCCGGACGGCTCGGAGAGGCTAACCGCGCAAAGGCAGTCCCGCCTGTCTCTCTCCGTGACAGGCGGGATCGAAGCTGACTCCAGTCTTGCTGGGGTCAGCCGCCCTTCACATAACCCAGCGCTTCCACGATCCGCCCGTTGCGCACGTGCATGAGGTTCACGCTACGCACGGAATCGCGGTGCTCCGGTCCCCAGATCAGCCGCCAGCGGATTTCGCCGCGATCGCCGCGCGCGATGATGCCTTCAGTTTCGAAGTAAGCACCGGGCATCGTGGCGATTTTCGTCCGAAGCTCAATGCACTCTGCCTTGCCTTCGTGGCGGGCGCCGTCCGATGCCGGCTGCGTGTTTTCGATCACGCAATCATCGGCAACGAGGTCCTCAAGGGCGGCAGGGTCGTGGGTGAGGAACACCTGGTTGAAGCGTGCCAGAATTTCGGCGGTCTGGAGACTCTCCGGGTCTTTGAAGCTTGTCATCATGACCTCCCTTTTCGGTTCACGCAGCCGTGCGCGGCGCGAAGAACACGCCATTGGCGCGGTGAGCGAGCCGTTCGGCACGCAGCGCTTCACGCACCGCGGGGCGAGCGCCGACCCGGCGCATGAACGGCTCGAGCCCTGGCCAGCGTGACAGATCGATGTCCTGCCACGGAGTCCAGTTGAGGCAGACGAAGAGATAGACATCCGCGACGCTCAAGCGGTCGCCGGTCAGGAAGTCTCCGGCAAACTGGGTCGATATCCAGTCGAGCCGCTTCGTGACATGCTTTCGAAGCGCATCCTTCACCGCGGCATATTCGGGATAGAACATCTGGGCCATCGGCTTGTGGAGCTCGGTCGACACGAAATTCAAGAGCGACTGG from Sinorhizobium garamanticum harbors:
- a CDS encoding glutathione S-transferase family protein produces the protein MKLYIHQAACSLSPHIVARELELDIDIVEVDRATQRTSDGEDFLSLNPNGYVPVLELDDGEILMEGPAIVQHLADMKPSGGLAPRDARERRRIQSLLNFVSTELHKPMAQMFYPEYAAVKDALRKHVTKRLDWISTQFAGDFLTGDRLSVADVYLFVCLNWTPWQDIDLSRWPGLEPFMRRVGARPAVREALRAERLAHRANGVFFAPRTAA
- a CDS encoding TetR/AcrR family transcriptional regulator: MTKSAAKTNNHDVIDVRDRILETASTLFYERGVRAVGVDLVVEEAGVAKTSLYRHFGTKDDLVAAFLAREDQDFWGTWDRVAEKHADDARAELDAHLEWIGERVGRPNYRGCPQINVAAEFPEADHPARKVAAAHKREMRRRLKGIAERLGVDRPDELAGQLALLINGAFVSSQVLEPGEAIPLLRQTAQALITAAGS
- a CDS encoding LysR family transcriptional regulator ArgP, which translates into the protein MLDYPALHAVATVVQTGSFEKAAAVLNVTPSAVSQRVKQLEERLGVVLIIRGNPCTATEKGAWLCRHMENVGMLEGELMEHLPSLADPDKPRERVTLHVATSADSLGTWFLPAISNFSKQSRYLLNVAIDDEEHTAEWLQRGRVLAAVTSLEKPISGCRRTSLGALRYHATASPEFMAKYFADGVTPEAIGRAPALTFNQKDRLQSRWIRQAFGQDLVYPTHWLPSTQSFLDASLSGMGWCMNPALLAGEHLASGRLVELIPDTPLDVPLFWQINRLAADRLVDLTREVVATAKSRLLG
- a CDS encoding nuclear transport factor 2 family protein, whose product is MMTSFKDPESLQTAEILARFNQVFLTHDPAALEDLVADDCVIENTQPASDGARHEGKAECIELRTKIATMPGAYFETEGIIARGDRGEIRWRLIWGPEHRDSVRSVNLMHVRNGRIVEALGYVKGG
- a CDS encoding saccharopine dehydrogenase family protein, coding for MTVRSPGTSKQDRAVAVFGAAGHTGRFVVAELLRRGIVPIAVARDVAKLAEFADRGIEVRGASIDDPDSLDRAFKGAAAIINCAGPFLDTADAVASAALRAGIHYLDVTAEQPSAQAIYDKFDKAARDAGVLVIPAMGFYGGFADLLVTTAMGDWEFADEIRVGIALDSWHPTQGTRITGEKNTARRMIVANGELTPVVQPAAEMDWDFPEPFARQKVVELPFSEIVVIARHTRSSELRTYLNRTALSDVRDPATPPPKPADEKGRSAQIFLVEATVRKGEQIRRIAAEGRDIYAFSAPLICEAVQRILDGRARGSGAQAPGAIFDARDYLNALASHHLSFVVAEG
- a CDS encoding helix-turn-helix domain-containing protein, with product MVWRETGIMDERLKFVGECLEGEETMTALCAAYGISRKTGYKWLGRYRALGPQGLLDLPRAPLAHGRATPEELVARIVAEKEARPLWGPKKVLARLQRTEPQLSWPAASTVGEILKRHGLVGRRRGRWRAAGTGALAPVSHPNAVWSGDYKGWFRTRDGRRCEPLTVMDAASRYVLALEACATPSEAEAWPVFERLFKEHGLPDRFRSDNGSPFAATGVTGLTPLAVRFIKLGIGLERITPGRPQQNGRHERFHLTMLPLAATPEADQAAQQAAFDAFRKSYNDERPHEALAMAVPATQYRPSPRRLPDHLPEPDYPAAAAVRRVRSNGEIKWNGDLVYVAGALAGEAVAIEENQEGTWTLRFHTHPLGIIDRKTRRLVRPSAVQPRPAGAGADTAMQGGEV
- a CDS encoding LysE/ArgO family amino acid transporter; protein product: MNFPIYMTGLMMGLSLIVAIGAQNAFILRQGLRREHVFAVCLTCGLSDAILILLGVTSLGQIATMLPWLDPAMRFGGAAFLIWYGAKSLHSAVRSSGALTVGEEVSSRFWPTFATCMALTWLNPHVYLDTVVLLGTIATRFPGEEMLFAAGAMSASFLFFFALGYGAKWLRPIFSRPSAWRVLDTAIAAVMWMIAYRLLSGT